Proteins encoded by one window of uncultured Draconibacterium sp.:
- a CDS encoding efflux RND transporter permease subunit, with protein sequence MFRKFIERPVLSTVISILLVILGVLGITTLPIEQYPDIAPPTIRVSANYTGADAQTVLNSVVIPLEEQINGVEDMIYMNSTASNNGTATIEVYFKQGTDPDMAAVNVQNRVARANALLPAEVTRAGVLTAKRQNNMLMVFSLYSKDGRYDETFLQNYSKINLLPQVQRINGVGEAMVFGRKDYSMRIWLKPDIMSGYNLMPADVVAALNAQNLEAAPGRFGSENNQSFEYVIRYRGKLSKPEEFENIVIKSDEAGNVLRLGDIARVELGSLDNTAMTQTQGQPGISMAIFQSAGSNARDVILEVEHTLEEASKSFPPGVDYMVLMNTNDFLDASIEKVLHTLLEAFILVFIVVFVFLQNFRATLIPAIAVPVAIIGTFFFLNLFGFTINLLTLFAMVLAIGIVVDDAIVVVEAVHAKLDSGARNAKSAAISAMNEISTAIVSITLVMAAVFIPVTFITGTTGVFYRQFGITLTVAIILSAINALTLSPALCALFLKPHSEEVKSQKGVMKRFYTAFNTAFETMTGKYKKVTHFFIDRKWVAGGLIVIFVALLGYLMNTTSTGFVPSEDTGRMFVDIAMPPASSAERTQEVTQQIDAILETIPEINGRTAITGFSFMGGQGTPYAMIIAGLKPFNERKGEGQDLNSIVQKLYMLTSQIKGARIIIFSPPMVPGFSVTGGFELKLEDKTGGDIQEFEKVANTFLGALNQRPEIQYARTAFNTGFPQYRIDVDAARCMRSGLQVSSVLSAMQGYIGGYYASDFNRFGKQYRVMVQSEAKYRGNPEDLNNIKIRTGNGDMAPISEFITLTRVYGPESITRFNMYTSISVNGNPNPGFSSGDAIDAVREVAADLLPTGYDYEFSGITREEINAGNQTIIIFILSLIFVYFLLAAQYESYIMPLSIIVSLPIGIAGSFIFARFLGVENNIYLQISLVMLIGLLAKNAILIVEFARQRRESGMSIVEAAVEGATARLRPILMTSFAFIVGLIPLVIGTGVGANGNRSIGTGAVGGMLIGTLIGILVIPAMFVVFQILEEKVKKPKEQQEISEMNSLG encoded by the coding sequence GTGTAGTTATTCCGCTTGAAGAGCAGATTAACGGTGTTGAGGACATGATTTACATGAACTCAACTGCAAGTAATAACGGTACAGCAACCATTGAAGTCTATTTTAAGCAGGGAACTGATCCTGATATGGCAGCAGTTAACGTTCAGAACAGGGTAGCGCGTGCCAATGCACTTTTACCTGCTGAAGTTACACGTGCCGGCGTTTTAACGGCCAAGCGTCAGAACAACATGTTAATGGTTTTTTCGCTGTACAGTAAAGACGGAAGATACGACGAAACATTTCTGCAGAACTATTCGAAAATTAACCTGCTGCCACAGGTGCAACGGATTAATGGTGTAGGTGAAGCGATGGTGTTTGGACGAAAAGACTACTCGATGCGTATTTGGTTGAAGCCGGATATTATGTCGGGCTACAATTTAATGCCTGCTGATGTTGTTGCTGCACTGAATGCCCAAAACCTTGAGGCCGCTCCCGGACGCTTTGGTAGTGAAAACAACCAAAGTTTTGAATATGTAATCCGTTATCGCGGAAAACTTTCGAAACCTGAAGAATTTGAGAATATTGTAATAAAATCGGATGAAGCCGGTAATGTGTTACGACTTGGCGATATTGCCCGCGTAGAACTGGGATCGCTTGATAACACTGCAATGACCCAAACTCAGGGGCAGCCCGGTATCAGTATGGCAATATTTCAATCAGCCGGCTCGAATGCCCGTGACGTAATTCTTGAAGTTGAACATACCTTGGAAGAAGCTTCAAAATCATTTCCTCCGGGAGTTGATTATATGGTACTGATGAACACCAACGACTTCCTCGATGCCTCAATCGAAAAAGTGCTACACACCTTATTAGAGGCTTTCATACTGGTATTTATCGTTGTGTTTGTTTTCCTGCAAAATTTCAGGGCAACACTTATTCCGGCAATCGCTGTTCCGGTAGCAATTATTGGTACTTTTTTCTTCCTAAACCTGTTTGGATTTACCATTAACCTGCTTACTTTATTTGCGATGGTTCTGGCCATTGGAATTGTGGTAGACGATGCCATCGTTGTGGTGGAGGCGGTGCATGCCAAACTCGACTCGGGGGCGCGAAATGCAAAATCGGCTGCAATTTCAGCTATGAATGAAATTTCAACAGCAATTGTTTCCATTACACTTGTTATGGCTGCGGTGTTTATTCCGGTAACATTTATAACCGGAACCACCGGTGTTTTCTACCGTCAGTTTGGTATTACACTTACAGTAGCCATTATACTTTCTGCAATTAACGCGCTTACTTTAAGTCCGGCGTTGTGTGCCTTATTTCTTAAACCACACAGCGAAGAGGTGAAAAGCCAAAAAGGTGTTATGAAACGTTTTTACACCGCTTTCAACACTGCTTTTGAAACCATGACCGGTAAATACAAAAAAGTAACCCACTTTTTTATCGACAGGAAATGGGTAGCAGGCGGATTGATCGTGATTTTCGTTGCATTACTGGGCTACCTGATGAATACTACCTCAACAGGTTTTGTACCTAGCGAAGATACCGGCCGTATGTTTGTCGACATTGCCATGCCTCCTGCTTCATCAGCAGAAAGAACGCAAGAAGTTACACAACAAATTGATGCTATTTTAGAAACTATACCTGAAATTAATGGAAGGACCGCCATTACCGGATTCTCATTTATGGGAGGACAGGGAACTCCTTACGCCATGATTATTGCAGGCTTGAAACCTTTTAACGAACGTAAAGGCGAAGGTCAGGATTTGAACAGCATTGTACAAAAACTATACATGCTTACTTCGCAAATCAAGGGTGCACGTATTATTATTTTCTCGCCACCAATGGTTCCGGGATTTAGTGTTACAGGTGGTTTTGAATTGAAACTGGAAGACAAAACCGGTGGCGATATTCAGGAGTTTGAAAAAGTGGCCAACACTTTCCTTGGCGCCTTAAATCAGCGGCCTGAAATTCAATATGCACGTACGGCTTTTAATACCGGCTTCCCGCAATACCGCATTGATGTAGATGCTGCAAGGTGTATGCGCTCGGGTTTGCAGGTAAGTTCCGTTCTGTCGGCCATGCAAGGATATATCGGTGGATATTACGCTTCTGATTTTAACCGATTTGGTAAACAATACCGTGTTATGGTGCAGTCGGAAGCTAAGTACCGCGGTAATCCTGAAGATTTAAACAACATTAAAATACGTACGGGCAACGGCGATATGGCACCGATCTCTGAATTTATTACGCTAACAAGAGTTTATGGTCCGGAGTCGATCACCCGTTTTAATATGTACACATCTATTTCAGTAAACGGAAACCCAAATCCCGGATTTAGTTCGGGTGATGCAATTGACGCTGTTCGCGAAGTTGCGGCAGACCTTCTGCCAACGGGTTACGATTACGAATTCTCCGGTATTACACGCGAGGAAATCAACGCCGGTAATCAAACCATCATCATTTTTATTTTGAGTTTGATTTTCGTGTACTTCCTGCTGGCCGCTCAGTACGAGAGTTATATTATGCCGTTATCAATTATTGTATCACTGCCAATTGGTATTGCAGGCTCGTTCATTTTTGCTCGCTTTCTGGGTGTTGAAAACAATATTTACCTTCAAATTTCGCTGGTAATGCTTATCGGACTTCTCGCAAAAAATGCCATTCTTATTGTTGAGTTTGCCCGACAGCGACGGGAATCAGGGATGTCTATTGTTGAGGCTGCCGTTGAAGGTGCCACTGCACGACTTCGCCCGATTTTGATGACCTCATTTGCATTCATCGTTGGATTGATTCCATTGGTTATTGGAACCGGAGTTGGTGCCAACGGTAACCGCTCCATCGGAACCGGTGCTGTGGGTGGTATGCTAATCGGTACTTTGATTGGTATTTTGGTTATTCCGGCCATGTTCGTGGTTTTCCAGATTTTGGAAGAAAAAGTGAAAAAACCGAAGGAACAACAAGAAATTTCAGAAATGAACAGTTTGGGTTAA